One stretch of Brevibacillus laterosporus DNA includes these proteins:
- a CDS encoding Heat induced stress protein YflT → MLSATKPFVKLHKYDEHLVADIEALNSSGYAKDDIYVLKWNPDKNHSNQRDNFYKYSTHFEKAKGHIDTKAHFFDNGGKELRSKLEHIGLTKDEASALVRELEDTDKTCILAVHDLKDNIIEMNTQYNQ, encoded by the coding sequence GTGCTAAGTGCAACAAAGCCGTTTGTAAAGCTGCATAAGTACGATGAGCATTTGGTAGCTGACATTGAAGCACTCAATTCATCTGGATATGCTAAAGATGACATTTATGTGTTGAAGTGGAATCCGGACAAAAACCATTCCAATCAACGCGACAACTTTTACAAATACAGTACTCACTTTGAAAAAGCAAAAGGTCATATCGACACCAAAGCCCATTTTTTTGACAATGGCGGAAAAGAGTTACGCTCCAAGCTCGAACATATCGGATTAACCAAAGATGAAGCATCGGCGTTAGTTCGTGAACTGGAAGACACGGACAAAACCTGCATTTTAGCTGTACATGATTTAAAAGATAATATTATTGAGATGAACACGCAATATAACCAGTAG
- a CDS encoding DoxX family protein, with amino-acid sequence MDAGLLLIRLVVGLLFIGHGTQKLFGWFGGHGLKGTAGWLESIGVKPGLLMAFMAGASEVVGGLLFASGVFTWVGGALIAVTMLIAIFTVHGKNGLWVTQNGMEYNLVLLAVAIGVALIGPGAYALFA; translated from the coding sequence ATGGATGCAGGACTTTTACTTATTCGATTAGTTGTAGGTCTCTTGTTTATTGGTCATGGTACACAGAAATTGTTTGGATGGTTTGGTGGGCACGGTTTAAAAGGTACGGCAGGCTGGTTAGAATCAATCGGTGTGAAACCTGGCTTGTTGATGGCATTCATGGCGGGAGCTAGTGAAGTGGTGGGTGGGCTATTATTTGCATCCGGTGTGTTTACTTGGGTAGGAGGAGCACTAATCGCTGTGACCATGTTGATCGCCATTTTCACTGTACATGGAAAAAATGGATTGTGGGTTACTCAAAACGGAATGGAATACAATCTGGTTTTGTTAGCGGTGGCTATAGGTGTCGCATTGATTGGACCAGGCGCTTATGCTTTATTCGCATAA
- a CDS encoding ABC transporter ATP-binding protein — protein MIQTQNLSKQYGKFEALKNVNLSIQKGRVYGFIGPNGAGKSTTMMILATLLPATSGKAYVGGYDVEKEPKEVKQLLGYMPDFFGVYDNLKATEYLDFYARAYNIPARNRSNLIADLLDLVNLSNKADAYVDHLSRGMKQRLGLARCLVHNPEVLILDEPASGLDPRARIEMREILKKLQGMGKTILISSHILPELAELCDEIGVIEKGQLIANGAVNEVSTETRGISIMQLKTLGNLELAEQILLASPFVKRLDNKNSHFRFHFTGSPEEKVVLLQQLMQANVPVTHFADSQENLEDVFLAITEGVGN, from the coding sequence ATGATACAGACGCAGAATCTCTCCAAGCAATATGGGAAATTTGAAGCGCTAAAAAATGTGAATTTGTCCATCCAAAAAGGCAGGGTGTATGGATTTATTGGACCAAATGGTGCAGGAAAAAGTACGACAATGATGATTCTGGCTACCCTCCTGCCAGCCACCAGTGGGAAAGCTTATGTTGGTGGATATGATGTAGAGAAGGAGCCTAAAGAAGTTAAACAGTTACTAGGTTATATGCCTGATTTTTTTGGTGTTTATGATAACTTAAAAGCAACGGAATATCTTGACTTTTATGCACGTGCATACAATATTCCAGCGCGTAATCGTTCGAATTTAATAGCTGATCTGTTAGATTTGGTTAATCTCAGTAACAAAGCAGATGCCTATGTCGATCATTTGTCTCGCGGAATGAAACAGCGTCTTGGTTTAGCGCGTTGTTTGGTTCATAACCCAGAGGTTCTTATTTTGGACGAACCTGCTTCAGGTCTGGACCCACGGGCACGCATTGAGATGCGGGAGATCTTAAAGAAATTACAAGGAATGGGCAAAACGATTCTGATTAGCTCACATATCTTGCCAGAATTAGCAGAGCTCTGCGATGAAATTGGAGTTATTGAAAAAGGTCAGCTTATTGCAAATGGAGCCGTTAATGAGGTGAGCACGGAGACACGAGGTATCTCCATTATGCAACTAAAAACGTTGGGTAACCTAGAGCTTGCTGAACAAATTTTGCTTGCTTCTCCCTTTGTGAAACGCTTAGATAACAAAAATAGTCATTTCCGTTTTCATTTTACTGGTTCGCCGGAAGAAAAGGTTGTTCTATTGCAGCAGCTCATGCAGGCAAATGTTCCTGTAACACATTTTGCTGACTCACAAGAAAACCTGGAAGATGTGTTCCTAGCGATTACGGAAGGAGTTGGGAACTAA
- a CDS encoding nitroreductase family protein has product MNDFTNIVKSRRSANNFIEGVEIPQSDLEEIFGLVKYSPSAFNLQHTHYLVVTDPILKEKIYESCKQYKVHTSSAVILVLGNRNAYQGVAKINEGMHNLGILSKQELDRTIEIVTGMYEGRGETFMKEDAIRNASLSAMLFILSAKEKGWDTCPMIGFDPSAIKEILQIPDEYETVMMITMGKEKISSQRPRGYRKPNGEFVSYNGM; this is encoded by the coding sequence ATGAATGATTTTACAAACATAGTTAAAAGTCGACGTTCCGCTAATAATTTCATAGAAGGGGTGGAAATCCCACAATCTGATCTTGAAGAGATTTTTGGTTTAGTTAAATATTCTCCTTCTGCCTTTAATCTTCAGCATACACATTACTTGGTAGTGACAGATCCTATCTTAAAAGAAAAGATTTATGAATCGTGCAAGCAGTATAAAGTACATACGTCTTCAGCGGTTATTCTGGTATTGGGGAATCGGAACGCTTATCAAGGAGTGGCTAAAATTAATGAAGGCATGCACAATCTCGGAATTCTGAGCAAACAAGAGCTAGATCGTACAATTGAAATTGTGACAGGGATGTATGAAGGTAGAGGCGAAACATTTATGAAAGAAGACGCGATTCGTAATGCAAGCCTATCTGCTATGTTGTTTATACTATCCGCAAAAGAAAAAGGTTGGGATACGTGCCCGATGATTGGGTTTGATCCAAGTGCTATTAAAGAAATTTTACAAATTCCTGATGAGTATGAAACCGTGATGATGATTACCATGGGAAAAGAAAAGATTTCGAGTCAACGTCCACGTGGCTATCGCAAGCCAAATGGAGAGTTTGTAAGCTACAACGGTATGTGA
- a CDS encoding DUF1292 domain-containing protein: MENEKDLALGDIITLDDENGEDMGDFEVIAMFELNNKQFVALTEATEEEEIDEEGEIDIYVFGIEEGELVPLLEEEEEAAHAKLHETMEGIELIDRTHD; encoded by the coding sequence ATGGAAAACGAAAAAGATTTGGCTTTAGGCGATATCATCACTCTAGACGATGAAAACGGCGAAGATATGGGCGACTTTGAAGTAATCGCGATGTTTGAACTAAATAACAAACAATTTGTTGCGCTAACAGAAGCAACAGAAGAAGAAGAGATTGATGAAGAAGGCGAAATCGACATTTATGTGTTCGGCATTGAAGAAGGCGAATTGGTTCCGTTGCTAGAAGAAGAGGAAGAAGCTGCTCATGCTAAATTGCATGAAACAATGGAAGGCATTGAACTGATTGACCGTACGCACGACTAA
- a CDS encoding thymidylate synthase, with translation MSQADIQYLALVEDILENGYYDNNRTGIATKKLFGKLLSYDLQKEFPILTTKFVAFKTAVKELLWIYKHQSNDVKLLQEMGVHVWDEWAKEDGTIGKAYGYQIAKHKQIDKLIDGLKNDPQGRRHIISLWDMNDLEEMALQPCAFQTMWDVADGYVNCTLVQRSGDMGLGIPFNTTQYAVLIHMIAQVTGLKPGKFQHYINNAHIYENHFEGLRTQLTREAYPAPSFWINPEITDFYDFTPDDVKLIDYKHQPKIAMEVAI, from the coding sequence ATGAGTCAAGCAGACATACAATACCTTGCTTTGGTGGAAGATATTTTAGAAAACGGATATTATGATAACAATCGGACAGGCATAGCTACGAAAAAACTATTTGGTAAGCTACTAAGCTATGATTTACAGAAAGAATTTCCGATCTTAACAACTAAATTTGTTGCGTTTAAGACAGCAGTCAAAGAATTGTTATGGATTTATAAGCATCAAAGTAATGATGTGAAGCTGTTGCAAGAGATGGGTGTACACGTATGGGATGAATGGGCTAAAGAGGATGGAACGATCGGAAAAGCATACGGCTATCAGATTGCAAAACACAAGCAAATTGACAAGCTAATCGATGGTCTGAAAAATGATCCTCAAGGACGCCGACATATTATTAGCTTATGGGATATGAACGATTTAGAAGAAATGGCGTTGCAACCATGTGCTTTCCAAACCATGTGGGATGTAGCGGATGGTTATGTAAACTGCACTCTTGTACAACGTAGCGGTGATATGGGCCTAGGTATTCCGTTTAATACTACCCAGTATGCTGTGCTCATTCATATGATCGCGCAAGTCACAGGTCTAAAGCCGGGAAAATTCCAACACTATATTAATAATGCACATATTTATGAAAATCACTTTGAAGGCTTACGCACACAACTAACTAGGGAGGCCTATCCAGCTCCTAGCTTCTGGATTAACCCCGAGATTACCGATTTTTATGATTTTACACCAGATGATGTGAAATTAATTGACTATAAACATCAGCCTAAAATTGCCATGGAGGTGGCTATTTAG
- a CDS encoding ABC transporter permease, whose translation MGHFFGNPLISKELRERFRSKKTIWILFSYLMVFGAVLLGYLTIIEKTDTVFLGQGDNLFFAMSALQYALICFIAPALAAGTISGERERQTLNILLTTQLSPRRIILSKLVTSLSFMFLLIVASLPLYSFVFLYGGVSPSQIFSMILFFAINIMFFGSLGIFCSTWVKRTGVSTITAYGIAFFFVVGTAFLLYFLLAIIRYWYPDTDYGIESFFLLKWLSYINPCLVGSRILGIDVFSSISMSEDYYWIYFASFYLVLSVGLLCWSAYLLKPVRRPWTTREQESKSEGARE comes from the coding sequence ATGGGTCATTTTTTTGGTAATCCGCTTATTTCGAAAGAATTGCGGGAGAGATTTCGCTCTAAAAAGACAATCTGGATTCTTTTCAGTTATTTAATGGTGTTTGGAGCTGTTTTGTTGGGGTATTTGACCATCATTGAGAAAACGGACACGGTCTTTTTAGGGCAAGGTGACAATCTATTTTTTGCAATGTCAGCTTTGCAATATGCCTTGATTTGTTTTATAGCCCCAGCGTTAGCAGCAGGGACTATTAGTGGGGAAAGGGAAAGGCAAACCCTTAATATTCTATTAACTACCCAGTTATCGCCTCGGCGGATTATTTTAAGCAAGCTGGTTACTTCATTGTCATTTATGTTTCTCTTGATTGTGGCTTCTCTACCACTTTACAGTTTTGTATTTTTGTATGGAGGAGTATCGCCATCTCAAATTTTTAGTATGATCCTATTTTTTGCTATCAACATTATGTTTTTTGGTTCGTTAGGTATCTTTTGTTCAACTTGGGTCAAACGAACAGGTGTAAGTACGATTACTGCCTATGGAATTGCCTTTTTCTTTGTGGTAGGTACAGCGTTTCTCTTGTACTTCTTGTTAGCGATTATTCGTTACTGGTATCCGGACACCGATTATGGAATAGAAAGCTTTTTTCTATTAAAGTGGCTATCCTATATTAATCCGTGTCTAGTCGGATCGCGCATTCTTGGCATCGATGTTTTTTCTTCCATTTCTATGAGTGAAGATTACTATTGGATCTATTTCGCCAGCTTTTATCTGGTGCTTAGCGTAGGGTTATTATGCTGGTCTGCTTACTTATTAAAACCAGTACGCCGACCATGGACAACACGTGAACAGGAAAGCAAGAGTGAAGGTGCTAGAGAATAG
- a CDS encoding sigma-70 family RNA polymerase sigma factor — MVMAVKQDGKENPSVAIEIDYYEARDFPELYDEYFDRVNRYLRCRVHSSWDADDLTTSVFLKALEKFDQYSRRSPFASWIFRIAHNTFIDFVRKIREYPTEAEELLFIEADDEYQPELRALSKEEMTLLRTRLNMLSQDQRDVLTLRFFADLKISQVAEVLAKSESSVKMISHRGIKVLQSLYEEGDCHEG; from the coding sequence ATGGTAATGGCCGTTAAGCAGGACGGTAAGGAAAACCCGTCTGTTGCGATAGAGATTGATTACTATGAAGCGAGAGATTTCCCTGAGTTATATGATGAATATTTTGATCGAGTCAATCGATATTTACGATGTCGTGTACATAGTTCGTGGGATGCAGATGACTTGACCACCAGCGTATTTTTAAAAGCACTGGAGAAATTTGATCAATATAGCCGTAGAAGTCCATTTGCATCTTGGATTTTTCGTATCGCTCATAATACGTTTATCGATTTTGTCCGTAAGATTCGTGAATATCCTACAGAAGCAGAGGAATTATTGTTTATAGAAGCAGATGATGAGTATCAACCAGAACTGCGCGCTTTATCTAAAGAAGAAATGACTTTGTTGCGGACAAGGTTAAATATGTTATCACAGGATCAGCGTGATGTTTTGACGCTTCGTTTCTTTGCCGATCTAAAGATTTCACAAGTTGCGGAAGTGTTAGCTAAAAGTGAATCGTCCGTTAAGATGATCTCTCACCGCGGAATTAAAGTCTTGCAGAGTTTGTATGAGGAAGGTGATTGCCATGAAGGATGA
- a CDS encoding YebC/PmpR family DNA-binding transcriptional regulator: MPKFKLFAGKKGAADQKRNNQYVKLARQIYVEARNGGPDPNANLKLKAIIANARAINMPNDNIERAIKKATDSGQGDNYEEIRYEGYAPGGVAVIVECLSDNRNRTAADVRSIFGKRGGNMGETGSVSFMFDRKGAIVIDREQFEADEDTMLMQALEAGAEDLVVTEEEYEIITHPHELDQVKHALEAEGYKFANAEVQWIPQNTVKVTGEDAEKILKMMEAFEDNDDVQNVYANYDIDKEELERIQG, encoded by the coding sequence ATGCCAAAGTTTAAGTTATTTGCAGGAAAAAAAGGTGCAGCCGATCAAAAACGAAACAATCAATATGTTAAGTTAGCTCGTCAAATTTATGTGGAAGCGAGAAACGGCGGACCTGACCCCAATGCAAACCTGAAACTAAAAGCAATTATTGCCAATGCGCGAGCTATTAATATGCCCAATGACAATATTGAGCGTGCGATTAAAAAAGCTACGGACAGTGGTCAAGGGGATAATTACGAAGAAATCCGTTATGAAGGATATGCGCCAGGTGGCGTTGCTGTCATCGTAGAGTGCTTGTCTGACAATCGAAATCGTACAGCAGCTGATGTTCGTTCGATTTTTGGTAAACGCGGTGGTAATATGGGTGAAACAGGCTCTGTAAGCTTCATGTTTGACCGTAAAGGTGCTATTGTTATTGATCGTGAACAATTTGAAGCTGATGAAGATACAATGCTGATGCAAGCATTAGAAGCTGGTGCAGAGGATTTAGTCGTGACAGAGGAAGAATATGAAATCATTACGCATCCTCATGAATTGGATCAAGTAAAGCATGCTTTGGAAGCAGAGGGATACAAATTCGCTAATGCAGAAGTACAATGGATTCCGCAAAACACAGTCAAAGTCACAGGTGAAGATGCTGAAAAAATCCTGAAGATGATGGAAGCATTTGAAGATAATGACGACGTGCAAAATGTGTATGCAAATTACGACATTGATAAAGAAGAGCTGGAACGTATTCAAGGCTAA
- a CDS encoding DNA gyrase subunit B encodes MADNRALSYTEDDIQVLEGLIAVRKRPGMYIGSTGSRGLHHLVWEIVDNAKDEALAGVNDRIIITLYPDGSVSVEDHGRGIPTGMHKSGRPVPEVIFTTLHAGGKFGGGGYKKSGGLHGVGSSVVVALSRWLEVEIHREGNIYKQRFEYLVDKNGQELVGKAVTGLEIVGKSKRTGTTVTFKPDPEVFTTTKFDYETLRDRFRETAFLLKGLRLVLIDKRTPEIRKEEFYYEDGIKSYVEYLNEGKNALHSVVYFDGEKDNVYVELAFQYNDGYTETLASYVNSIPTNDGGTHVTGFKNATTRIFNDFARKKGYIKEKDPNLTGNDLREGFLGVLSLQMSDVQFESQTKDKLGNEEARTIVEQIISEKLGFFLEENPEIAKLLIDKALKSMQIREELRKQREALRGDKKGKGAKKRRSISEKFAPPQYKNPSINELFLVEGDSAGGSAKQARNSEYQAIFGLKGKPLNTEKAKLSEVLSNEEFRTILEVLETDIGEEFSIENCAFDKIIIMSDADVDGSHIQALLLTFFFRYMQPLIASNKLYIAQPPLYQVAKDGGKGKKSAESYYCWDDQELETALKKLGKGAKITRYKGLGEMNPNQLWETTMDPENRKLIRVSLADRAHCEKLITVLMGDKVPPRREWIETHVTFEVGEDE; translated from the coding sequence ATGGCTGATAATCGAGCACTATCATATACCGAAGACGACATTCAGGTCTTGGAAGGCTTGATCGCCGTCCGTAAACGACCTGGTATGTATATAGGCTCCACCGGATCACGCGGTCTGCACCACTTAGTGTGGGAGATCGTGGATAATGCTAAGGATGAAGCTTTGGCTGGCGTGAACGATCGCATTATTATCACTCTTTATCCGGATGGTAGCGTTAGCGTGGAGGACCATGGTCGCGGTATTCCAACAGGTATGCATAAATCTGGACGACCAGTGCCAGAAGTCATTTTTACTACGCTTCATGCAGGTGGTAAATTTGGCGGTGGCGGGTACAAAAAAAGCGGAGGCTTGCACGGAGTAGGCTCTAGTGTTGTTGTTGCTTTATCTCGCTGGTTAGAAGTAGAAATTCACCGAGAAGGAAACATCTATAAGCAACGCTTTGAATACCTAGTGGACAAGAATGGTCAAGAACTTGTAGGTAAAGCGGTAACCGGTCTTGAGATTGTAGGGAAGTCCAAACGTACAGGAACAACCGTAACGTTTAAACCTGATCCAGAGGTATTTACCACCACTAAATTTGATTACGAAACCTTGCGTGACCGCTTCCGTGAAACAGCTTTTCTGTTGAAAGGTTTACGCTTGGTGTTAATTGATAAACGTACACCAGAAATACGCAAAGAAGAATTTTATTATGAAGATGGCATCAAATCTTATGTAGAGTATTTAAACGAGGGTAAGAACGCGTTACATTCCGTTGTCTATTTTGACGGAGAAAAAGATAATGTGTATGTAGAGCTAGCCTTCCAATACAATGATGGCTATACAGAGACGTTGGCTTCTTATGTGAACTCGATCCCTACAAATGATGGTGGAACGCATGTCACTGGGTTTAAAAATGCCACAACTCGAATTTTCAATGATTTTGCCCGCAAGAAAGGGTATATCAAGGAAAAGGATCCTAATTTGACCGGTAACGATTTGCGTGAAGGTTTTTTAGGTGTGTTATCTTTGCAAATGTCCGATGTCCAGTTTGAATCGCAAACGAAGGATAAATTAGGTAATGAAGAGGCACGTACCATTGTTGAACAAATTATCTCCGAAAAGCTGGGCTTCTTCCTAGAAGAGAATCCAGAGATCGCCAAGCTGTTAATTGATAAAGCGTTAAAATCTATGCAGATTCGTGAGGAACTTCGCAAACAACGAGAAGCATTACGCGGAGATAAAAAGGGAAAGGGTGCTAAGAAACGCAGATCCATTTCTGAAAAATTTGCGCCACCTCAATATAAAAATCCTAGTATTAATGAACTGTTTCTAGTTGAGGGTGATTCAGCAGGTGGCTCGGCCAAGCAAGCACGCAACTCTGAATATCAAGCGATCTTTGGTTTAAAAGGAAAGCCGTTGAACACAGAGAAGGCCAAACTATCCGAGGTTTTATCTAACGAAGAGTTTCGGACGATTTTAGAAGTGTTGGAGACGGATATCGGTGAAGAATTTTCCATAGAAAATTGTGCGTTTGATAAAATTATTATCATGTCTGACGCCGACGTGGATGGTTCGCATATTCAAGCGCTTCTGTTAACCTTCTTCTTCCGTTATATGCAGCCGCTTATCGCCTCTAATAAGCTTTATATTGCTCAGCCTCCTCTCTATCAAGTAGCTAAAGATGGTGGGAAAGGCAAGAAGAGCGCAGAATCCTACTACTGTTGGGACGACCAAGAATTGGAAACAGCTCTGAAAAAGTTAGGTAAAGGGGCTAAAATCACTCGTTACAAAGGTTTAGGTGAGATGAACCCTAATCAATTGTGGGAGACGACAATGGATCCTGAGAATCGGAAGTTGATTCGAGTGTCTCTTGCAGATCGGGCTCACTGTGAAAAATTAATTACGGTTTTAATGGGCGATAAAGTCCCTCCTCGTCGTGAATGGATCGAGACCCATGTCACATTTGAAGTAGGAGAGGATGAGTAA
- a CDS encoding dihydrofolate reductase has product MLSSIFAMGKNRVIGQDNQLPWRLPEDLKYFRRITTGHAVIMGRKTHESIGKPLPNRRNIVLTTQTNYQADGCEIAHSIEDVLALVDSTEEAFIIGGAEIYKLLLPYTNKMYITQIQQEFKGDAFFPTFDESEWVLTERAPGVQNDENPYKYEFQIYVRSVLNCKESEKSGH; this is encoded by the coding sequence GTGCTATCAAGTATTTTTGCTATGGGAAAAAATCGAGTCATTGGTCAAGATAACCAACTACCTTGGCGGTTACCAGAAGATCTTAAGTATTTTCGCCGAATCACCACTGGGCATGCCGTTATCATGGGACGGAAAACGCATGAATCTATTGGGAAACCTTTACCTAATCGACGCAATATCGTGCTGACGACACAAACAAATTATCAGGCGGATGGCTGTGAAATCGCTCATTCGATTGAAGATGTTCTTGCACTGGTAGATAGCACAGAAGAAGCTTTTATTATTGGTGGGGCGGAAATCTACAAGCTGCTATTGCCGTACACGAATAAAATGTATATCACTCAGATTCAGCAGGAATTTAAGGGAGATGCTTTTTTTCCTACTTTTGATGAATCAGAATGGGTGCTAACAGAGAGGGCACCTGGTGTACAAAACGACGAGAATCCATATAAGTATGAATTTCAAATATATGTTCGTAGTGTATTGAATTGTAAAGAGTCTGAGAAATCAGGCCACTAG
- the parC gene encoding DNA topoisomerase IV subunit A translates to MFSNRLIEQSFAEIMGKRFGDYANLVILSRAIPDARDGLKPVQRRILYSMYEENNTFDKPYRKSAKTVGSVMGTYHPHGDASIYETMVRMAQWWKMRHVLIQGQGNFGSLDADPPAAMRYTEARLSALANELLRDIEKDTVPFIPNYDNSTEQPAVLPARFPNLLVNGASGIAVGFATDIPTHNLGEVIDATIAMMRKPSITTDELMEFVKGPDFSNRGIVQGISGIKKAFETGRGQFIIRGRADVEEAKGNKHKRIVISEIPYDVVKSKLVAQIDELVMERKIEGAIAVRDETGRKEAELKKVRVVIDLKKEADAQAILHYLYKNTDLQIFYNYNMNAIYEGTIKQMGLKHLLDAYITHQKEMVTRRSQFDLDRKENRSHIVEGLIHAKSILRQIVDTIMDSEDRADAKKNIMEKFRFTDLQADAILSIQLASLTRIDIVKLEKELQTLAKEIEELKAILGSEKKLISVLVAELSEIKKKYSEPRMTEIQGEIEEIKLDLSMQIQIEDCIVTLTHEGYVKRVSPRSFKSMGGSIETCGVKEGDKVRTFCETNTSHTALFFTQDGKYFAILVNDLPDAKWKDIGTALVNVLSLEKGQRIVAVHIVDSFDKPLYVCHSTKSGLVKKTALKEYGTNRSGAIVAIKLKSNEDEVNHVHLINDEGAFVGVTQEGMVIRFLQNEVSATGRASSGVKAINLSKDDQLIDLLVTGIEDNRVLRALTTEGVVKRTSIAQIPLQGRAGKGLLLIRKRKMNPHQIRAILLEDPNSPKWILVTKRGDIISVEADQVPINEQGGIGRLVVEEAYEQILLEATIPSQDGKESDDER, encoded by the coding sequence ATGTTTTCTAATCGTTTAATTGAACAAAGCTTTGCAGAGATTATGGGGAAACGCTTTGGGGATTATGCCAATCTGGTTATCCTCTCTCGCGCTATTCCTGATGCTCGTGATGGCTTAAAGCCGGTACAGCGCCGGATTTTATATTCGATGTACGAAGAGAATAACACCTTTGATAAACCATACCGTAAATCAGCAAAAACGGTTGGTTCTGTTATGGGTACCTATCATCCGCATGGGGATGCCTCTATCTATGAAACGATGGTACGAATGGCGCAATGGTGGAAGATGCGTCATGTGTTGATTCAGGGTCAAGGTAACTTTGGTAGCCTTGATGCGGATCCTCCTGCTGCTATGCGTTATACCGAAGCACGCTTATCTGCGCTTGCTAATGAGCTATTACGGGATATTGAAAAGGATACGGTACCATTTATCCCGAACTATGATAACTCCACAGAGCAGCCTGCTGTTTTGCCAGCACGGTTCCCTAACTTGTTAGTGAATGGAGCTTCTGGTATTGCTGTAGGTTTTGCCACGGATATCCCTACACATAATCTGGGAGAAGTAATTGACGCTACGATCGCAATGATGCGCAAACCATCCATCACGACTGATGAGCTGATGGAGTTCGTTAAAGGTCCGGACTTTTCCAATCGGGGGATTGTCCAAGGTATATCAGGTATTAAAAAGGCATTTGAAACTGGTAGAGGTCAGTTTATCATTCGTGGACGAGCAGACGTCGAAGAGGCAAAAGGAAACAAACACAAACGCATTGTAATTAGTGAGATTCCTTATGATGTTGTCAAATCCAAGCTGGTTGCTCAAATTGATGAGCTAGTTATGGAACGTAAAATTGAAGGTGCTATAGCTGTTCGAGATGAGACCGGACGTAAAGAAGCTGAGTTGAAGAAGGTTCGTGTCGTTATCGACCTGAAAAAAGAAGCTGACGCACAGGCTATTTTACATTATTTGTATAAAAATACTGATTTACAGATTTTCTACAACTACAACATGAATGCGATTTATGAGGGTACCATCAAGCAGATGGGGCTCAAGCATTTATTAGATGCGTATATTACGCATCAAAAAGAAATGGTGACACGTCGTTCTCAATTTGATTTAGATCGAAAAGAGAATCGTTCCCATATCGTCGAGGGCTTGATCCACGCTAAATCAATACTTAGACAAATTGTTGATACGATTATGGATTCGGAAGATCGTGCAGATGCGAAAAAGAATATTATGGAAAAATTTAGATTTACCGATCTGCAAGCTGACGCTATTTTGAGCATTCAACTAGCTTCTCTTACACGAATTGATATTGTGAAGCTTGAAAAAGAGTTACAGACGCTCGCAAAGGAAATCGAGGAGCTGAAGGCTATTCTTGGTAGTGAGAAAAAGCTTATCTCTGTTCTGGTTGCTGAACTAAGTGAAATTAAGAAGAAATATAGTGAGCCACGTATGACTGAGATTCAGGGTGAGATTGAGGAAATTAAGCTCGATCTATCCATGCAAATCCAGATAGAAGATTGTATTGTGACACTGACACATGAAGGGTATGTTAAGCGTGTTAGCCCACGTTCCTTTAAATCAATGGGTGGCTCTATTGAAACCTGTGGGGTGAAAGAAGGGGATAAGGTACGGACATTCTGTGAAACCAATACCTCCCATACAGCACTGTTCTTTACCCAAGACGGTAAATATTTCGCTATTCTGGTTAACGATCTTCCTGATGCGAAATGGAAAGATATCGGAACAGCGCTCGTGAATGTGCTCTCCTTGGAAAAGGGTCAAAGAATTGTTGCCGTACATATTGTCGATAGCTTTGACAAACCCCTGTATGTCTGCCATTCAACAAAAAGTGGTTTAGTTAAAAAGACAGCCTTAAAAGAGTATGGAACGAACCGCTCGGGTGCAATTGTTGCTATTAAATTAAAGAGCAATGAAGATGAAGTGAATCATGTCCATTTGATTAACGACGAGGGAGCATTTGTTGGTGTAACCCAGGAGGGAATGGTTATTCGCTTTTTACAAAATGAAGTATCGGCAACAGGTCGAGCTTCAAGTGGTGTCAAAGCGATTAATTTATCAAAAGATGACCAATTAATTGATCTGTTGGTGACTGGCATAGAGGATAACCGTGTATTGCGAGCGTTAACCACAGAAGGGGTAGTGAAACGTACTTCAATTGCTCAAATTCCTCTACAGGGTCGCGCTGGTAAAGGTTTACTTCTCATCCGTAAGAGAAAGATGAATCCGCACCAAATCAGAGCAATTTTGCTGGAGGACCCCAACTCTCCTAAATGGATACTTGTGACCAAACGTGGTGATATAATATCGGTTGAAGCAGATCAGGTACCTATAAATGAACAGGGTGGAATTGGTCGCTTAGTAGTTGAGGAAGCTTATGAACAAATTTTGTTAGAGGCTACAATTCCATCCCAAGATGGAAAAGAGTCGGATGACGAAAGATAA